The following are from one region of the Phycisphaerales bacterium genome:
- the fliG gene encoding flagellar motor switch protein FliG, with product MPRKPHEKLPTNPIDLDGATKSAILLLAVGTERAAVVLKAMSPETVEEVTRELASLGRVPSKLQEAVVKEFYDLTVANEFAGEGNLDFAKEVLLNSLDPEQANKVLSQIQTQVQKTPFSFLQRAESENLLTFIQDEHPQTIALILCHLSHHKAAEILVGLPMQKQIEVIKRIANMEQTNPEVIREVERGLESRLSNMLMQNMEKSGGVPTVAEMLNLADRSTEKAIMEGLESEDPDLVEQIRRLMFVFEDILLVNDKGIQAVLKEVDNDELGLALKTASEELQQKIFSNMSARAAELIKEDMEFMGPVRISDVETAQQRIVDIVRRLEESGDVMIQGRGDTELVV from the coding sequence GTGCCTCGCAAGCCGCACGAGAAGCTGCCGACGAACCCCATTGATCTGGATGGCGCGACCAAGTCGGCCATCCTGTTGCTGGCAGTTGGCACCGAGCGGGCGGCGGTGGTGCTGAAGGCGATGTCGCCCGAGACGGTTGAGGAAGTGACCAGGGAACTGGCCAGCCTGGGGCGGGTGCCCAGCAAGTTGCAGGAAGCCGTGGTCAAGGAGTTCTACGACCTGACCGTGGCGAACGAGTTTGCCGGCGAAGGCAACCTCGACTTTGCGAAGGAGGTGCTGCTGAACTCACTGGATCCGGAGCAGGCCAACAAGGTTCTGTCGCAGATCCAGACGCAAGTGCAGAAGACGCCGTTCAGCTTCCTGCAACGCGCCGAGAGCGAGAACCTGCTGACGTTTATCCAGGATGAGCACCCGCAGACGATCGCGTTGATCCTGTGCCACCTGAGCCATCACAAGGCGGCGGAGATCCTGGTCGGGCTGCCGATGCAGAAGCAAATCGAGGTGATCAAGCGCATCGCGAACATGGAGCAGACCAACCCGGAGGTGATCCGCGAGGTCGAGCGGGGGCTGGAGAGTCGCCTGAGCAACATGTTGATGCAAAACATGGAGAAAAGCGGCGGTGTCCCCACGGTGGCCGAGATGCTCAACCTGGCGGATCGCTCGACGGAGAAGGCGATCATGGAGGGCCTCGAGTCGGAGGACCCGGACCTGGTCGAGCAGATCCGGCGCCTGATGTTCGTATTCGAGGACATCCTGCTGGTGAACGACAAGGGCATCCAGGCCGTGCTGAAGGAGGTCGACAACGACGAGCTTGGCCTGGCGCTCAAGACCGCCTCGGAGGAGTTGCAGCAGAAGATCTTCAGCAACATGTCGGCCCGGGCAGCAGAGCTGATCAAGGAAGACATGGAGTTCATGGGCCCGGTGCGCATCAGCGACGTGGAAACTGCGCAGCAGCGCATCGTCGATATCGTGCGCAGGCTGGAAGAGTCGGGCGACGTGATGATCCAGGGTCGCGGCGACACCGAGCTGGTGGTGTGA
- a CDS encoding flagellar M-ring protein FliF C-terminal domain-containing protein yields METASKQPKERLRHLAGYLGRLGTIEKLLVGSVAIIVAMAFFLVSQYASRTAAVPAAIVSDAAERTRAIAALERQGIQAETNAQGEILVRSDYVARVQGLLMEQRIVPPQTASFIERLIESRSWMNSRQDNHQQYWAIYSQYLSEILSYWQSLRHAQVAIDMPEQAGLGRASRSPSASVFVWPVGGELPQDTVDAIAEGIAGSVAGLEPTAVKVVDGVSGLAYQSYDDRRLTARQALEQTFQIERMLEDKITGFLRDIPGMSVAVLARVDNARRTRQSQTYQKPLSGLLSESRTERVQQNATQGGVAGTRSNEPLSVSQGSSTGSTFTETTEDSAFENRFPSTTENLEDPGGDLQGVSVMLGVPRSYVLRLLEQDQLPPAEGEEPTPPTAEEIADRFSLVRSDLESRIQLVLGNVVEGDPADVAVTVSMLNDVTLVRGEVGGGFGLGGGVTGGAGGGFMGLAGGGLIDKAVLGVLALVSVAMMAMLVRKATKKTELPTAEELVGVPPALQADGDLYGEADEGDIPMSGIELDEEQVRAGKMLDQVGELVASSPETAASLLQSWVAASHE; encoded by the coding sequence GTGGAGACGGCCAGCAAACAACCCAAGGAGCGGCTGCGCCATCTTGCGGGCTATCTGGGCCGCCTCGGCACGATCGAGAAGCTGTTGGTGGGCTCGGTGGCCATCATCGTGGCGATGGCATTCTTCCTGGTTTCCCAGTATGCATCGAGGACGGCGGCGGTGCCGGCGGCGATCGTGAGCGACGCGGCCGAGCGGACTCGGGCGATCGCTGCTCTGGAGCGGCAGGGCATTCAGGCGGAAACGAACGCTCAGGGCGAGATCCTGGTTCGTTCGGACTACGTGGCGCGGGTGCAGGGCCTGCTCATGGAGCAGCGGATCGTTCCGCCGCAGACGGCTTCGTTCATCGAGCGATTGATCGAGTCGCGCAGCTGGATGAACTCCCGCCAGGACAACCACCAGCAGTACTGGGCGATCTACTCGCAGTATCTCTCGGAGATCCTGTCGTACTGGCAATCGTTGCGGCACGCCCAGGTCGCCATCGACATGCCCGAGCAGGCAGGTCTCGGCCGGGCGTCGCGTTCCCCTTCGGCTTCGGTGTTCGTGTGGCCTGTGGGGGGTGAACTTCCGCAGGACACGGTGGACGCCATCGCCGAAGGCATTGCGGGCTCGGTCGCCGGGCTGGAGCCGACGGCGGTAAAGGTGGTCGATGGCGTCAGTGGGCTGGCGTATCAGTCCTACGACGACCGCCGCCTGACCGCCCGGCAGGCCCTCGAGCAGACGTTTCAGATCGAGCGGATGCTGGAGGACAAGATCACCGGCTTCCTGCGCGACATCCCCGGCATGTCGGTGGCGGTGCTGGCACGGGTGGATAACGCACGCCGGACCCGGCAGAGCCAGACGTATCAGAAGCCGCTGTCGGGCCTGCTCAGCGAGAGCCGCACCGAACGCGTGCAGCAGAACGCAACCCAGGGCGGCGTGGCGGGAACGCGCTCGAACGAGCCCTTGTCGGTGAGCCAGGGCTCGTCGACGGGGTCGACCTTTACCGAGACGACCGAGGATTCAGCGTTCGAGAATCGATTCCCCAGCACGACGGAGAACCTGGAAGACCCCGGCGGAGACCTTCAGGGCGTATCGGTCATGCTGGGCGTGCCGCGGAGCTACGTGCTGCGGTTGCTCGAGCAGGACCAACTGCCGCCCGCGGAGGGCGAAGAGCCCACGCCGCCGACGGCCGAGGAGATCGCCGATCGATTCAGCCTGGTTCGGAGCGATCTCGAATCGCGCATCCAATTGGTGCTGGGGAACGTGGTTGAGGGCGATCCGGCGGACGTAGCGGTGACGGTGTCCATGCTCAACGATGTCACGCTCGTGCGCGGCGAGGTCGGCGGAGGATTTGGGCTTGGCGGCGGCGTCACTGGAGGCGCTGGCGGCGGGTTCATGGGCCTGGCTGGCGGTGGATTGATCGACAAGGCCGTGCTGGGCGTACTGGCGCTCGTGAGCGTGGCGATGATGGCAATGCTGGTGCGCAAGGCAACCAAGAAGACCGAACTGCCGACGGCCGAAGAGTTGGTGGGTGTACCCCCGGCGCTGCAGGCCGATGGCGACCTGTATGGCGAGGCCGACGAGGGCGACATTCCGATGTCGGGCATCGAGTTGGATGAGGAACAGGTCCGGGCTGGGAAGATGCTCGATCAGGTTGGTGAGCTTGTCGCGTCTTCGCCCGAGACGGCGGCGTCATTGCTACAGAGTTGGGTGGCCGCGAGCCACGAGTGA
- the fliE gene encoding flagellar hook-basal body complex protein FliE, producing the protein MSDPVGLIGGSTGPLRDGQPGKAQTEPTDGEAFRKALFGQLREASEMRQDADKAVEDLMTGQRTDLEGVLLATQKADTAFQLLQQMRNKVMEAYQEVQQMRV; encoded by the coding sequence ATGAGCGACCCTGTTGGCCTGATCGGCGGATCGACCGGACCGTTGCGCGATGGGCAGCCCGGCAAGGCCCAGACCGAGCCAACGGACGGCGAGGCATTCCGCAAGGCCCTGTTTGGTCAGCTCCGCGAGGCATCGGAGATGCGTCAGGACGCCGACAAGGCGGTCGAGGACCTGATGACCGGCCAGCGGACGGACCTGGAGGGTGTTCTTCTTGCGACGCAGAAGGCCGATACCGCTTTCCAGTTGTTGCAGCAGATGCGCAACAAGGTGATGGAGGCGTATCAGGAAGTGCAGCAGATGCGCGTGTGA
- the flgC gene encoding flagellar basal body rod protein FlgC, whose amino-acid sequence MFGSLDISTSGMIAQRVRLTAASANIAGANVVEDQYGNYAPYLRREVVLAAGDPSATTAEGRGLGVHVREVAQNERALRERYDPTSKHADADGYVMGPDISTFAEQVDAMEASRAYEANVAAAEVTKAMLAQALRMIA is encoded by the coding sequence GTGTTCGGTAGCCTGGACATCTCCACGAGCGGCATGATCGCGCAGCGCGTTCGGCTGACGGCGGCCTCGGCCAACATCGCCGGCGCGAACGTCGTCGAGGACCAGTATGGCAACTACGCGCCGTATCTTCGGCGCGAGGTCGTGCTCGCGGCCGGTGATCCCTCGGCGACGACCGCGGAGGGCCGGGGCCTGGGCGTGCACGTGCGGGAAGTGGCCCAGAACGAGCGGGCGCTACGAGAGCGGTACGATCCGACGAGCAAGCATGCCGATGCGGATGGGTACGTCATGGGCCCCGACATCAGCACGTTTGCCGAGCAGGTGGACGCGATGGAGGCGTCCCGGGCGTATGAAGCGAACGTGGCGGCTGCCGAGGTGACCAAGGCGATGCTGGCCCAGGCTTTGCGGATGATCGCGTAG
- a CDS encoding sigma-54 dependent transcriptional regulator encodes MLVVDDKEMMRDSVCSVLRRAGLTALAATSGQEALDRVALQRPDVVVSDLKMPGMTGVELLAQVRKIDEELPVVLMTAFGSVQTAVEAMKLGAFDYLTKPFEGDELLICVKRAIQHAKLRRENAVLRADGSQAVVEPSGKIATGGAAFGLDRLVGGSPAMRSVKAQVQAVADSHGTVLIVGESGTGKEVVARSIHELSPRRTGPFLAVNCAALSETLLESELFGHEKGAFTGADKMRKGRFELAHGGTLLLDEVSEVSPAIQAKLLRVLQERAFERVGSSQTISIDVRVLATSNRDLPKAVAAGDFRQDLFFRLNVLPIHLPALADRLEDVPELAEAFLGQIARREGRGRVRLEPGAVDLLCGYDWPGNVRELQNVCERAVVLSASGSRHDEAVIRREMIEPWLAWQTTPVQRAAVAIEPSPVMERAVAVGAGVDDGFGGGSNGAIVFAPGDTTLDDMERDAIVRTLERYDGHRQRTADALGIGVRTLGIKLKKWKDEKLVPEDL; translated from the coding sequence GTGCTGGTTGTCGACGACAAGGAGATGATGCGCGATAGCGTGTGCTCGGTGCTGCGGCGCGCGGGGTTGACGGCACTGGCGGCGACCAGCGGGCAGGAGGCGCTCGATCGCGTGGCGCTCCAGCGGCCCGACGTGGTGGTGAGCGACCTGAAGATGCCCGGGATGACGGGCGTCGAGTTGCTGGCGCAGGTGCGAAAGATCGACGAAGAGCTGCCCGTCGTGCTGATGACGGCGTTTGGTTCGGTCCAGACGGCCGTTGAGGCGATGAAGCTCGGGGCGTTCGACTATCTGACCAAGCCGTTCGAGGGCGACGAGCTGCTGATCTGCGTAAAGCGGGCCATTCAGCACGCGAAGCTCCGGCGCGAGAACGCCGTGTTGCGTGCCGATGGGAGCCAGGCCGTCGTGGAGCCCAGTGGTAAGATCGCCACCGGAGGCGCTGCGTTCGGGCTCGATCGGCTGGTGGGCGGTTCTCCGGCCATGCGGAGCGTGAAGGCCCAGGTACAGGCGGTGGCCGACAGCCACGGCACGGTCTTGATCGTGGGCGAGAGCGGTACGGGCAAGGAGGTCGTGGCGCGTTCGATCCACGAATTGAGCCCGCGGCGAACCGGGCCCTTCCTGGCCGTCAATTGTGCGGCACTGAGCGAGACGCTGCTGGAGAGCGAGCTCTTCGGCCACGAGAAGGGCGCATTCACCGGCGCCGACAAGATGCGCAAGGGGCGATTCGAGCTTGCTCACGGCGGCACGCTGCTGCTGGACGAGGTGAGCGAAGTCAGCCCGGCAATCCAGGCGAAGCTGCTCCGCGTGCTGCAGGAGCGGGCCTTCGAGCGCGTCGGCAGCAGCCAGACGATCTCGATCGATGTGCGCGTGCTGGCGACGAGCAACCGCGACCTGCCCAAGGCCGTGGCGGCGGGGGACTTCCGACAAGACCTGTTCTTCCGCCTGAACGTGCTGCCGATCCATCTTCCGGCGTTGGCCGATCGACTGGAGGACGTGCCTGAATTGGCCGAGGCATTCCTTGGGCAGATCGCACGGCGCGAGGGGCGGGGGCGGGTGCGCCTTGAGCCGGGCGCGGTGGACTTGCTGTGCGGCTATGACTGGCCCGGCAACGTGCGCGAACTCCAAAACGTGTGCGAGCGTGCGGTGGTGCTGAGCGCCTCGGGATCGCGCCATGACGAGGCGGTGATCCGTCGGGAGATGATCGAGCCCTGGCTCGCATGGCAGACGACGCCGGTGCAGCGGGCGGCGGTGGCGATCGAGCCCTCGCCGGTGATGGAGCGAGCCGTGGCGGTGGGGGCCGGGGTCGATGATGGGTTCGGCGGGGGATCGAACGGGGCCATCGTGTTTGCCCCCGGAGACACGACGCTGGACGACATGGAGCGGGACGCCATCGTTCGGACTCTGGAGCGGTACGACGGCCACCGGCAGCGAACCGCCGACGCGCTTGGCATCGGCGTGCGGACGCTGGGGATCAAGCTCAAGAAGTGGAAGGACGAGAAGCTGGTGCCCGAAGACCTCTGA
- a CDS encoding ATP-binding protein, which translates to MGVPASIDPGMLAAGRGTGGGPVTPEDLAELMRAFNAAAGELGQTHEALRSEVARLKGELHEANRRLERSRRLAALGEMAAGIAHEVRNPLAAIALHAEMLRDDLGEGECGQTAGKILRAARELDGVVGDVLRFARELEPTPAWVSPREPARRALSTCQMLAEVARVELELVGGDECAEVEIDGGLVSQALANLIRNAIEAIAEAEAMSARRVCVAVDVFERGGVQQVAYKVTDTGPGLPEGIVERMFNPFYTTRQTGCGLGLSMVQRIVDAHGGRVDAGEAPGGGARFVLTLPVRSTVVRTEGVA; encoded by the coding sequence ATGGGCGTGCCGGCATCGATCGATCCGGGGATGCTCGCGGCTGGTCGGGGGACCGGTGGTGGGCCGGTGACGCCCGAGGATCTGGCCGAGTTGATGCGGGCGTTCAACGCCGCGGCTGGCGAACTCGGCCAGACGCACGAGGCCTTGCGTTCCGAGGTGGCGCGGCTGAAGGGTGAACTGCACGAGGCGAACCGCCGGCTGGAGCGGAGCCGCCGGCTCGCAGCGCTGGGTGAGATGGCCGCGGGCATCGCCCACGAGGTCCGCAACCCGCTGGCGGCCATTGCGCTGCATGCCGAGATGCTTCGCGATGACCTGGGTGAGGGCGAGTGCGGGCAGACGGCGGGGAAGATCCTGCGCGCGGCGCGCGAGCTTGACGGCGTGGTGGGCGATGTGCTGCGTTTTGCCCGAGAGCTGGAGCCCACGCCGGCGTGGGTTTCGCCGCGAGAGCCGGCGCGCCGGGCCTTGTCGACGTGCCAGATGCTGGCCGAGGTTGCCAGGGTGGAGCTGGAACTGGTTGGCGGCGATGAATGCGCCGAGGTCGAGATCGATGGCGGGCTGGTGTCTCAGGCGCTGGCGAACCTGATTCGCAACGCCATCGAGGCGATCGCCGAGGCCGAAGCGATGAGCGCCAGGCGGGTGTGCGTGGCGGTCGATGTGTTCGAGCGTGGGGGCGTGCAGCAGGTGGCGTACAAGGTGACCGACACGGGGCCCGGCCTGCCCGAGGGCATCGTGGAGCGGATGTTCAACCCGTTCTATACGACGCGCCAGACCGGTTGCGGGCTTGGCCTTTCAATGGTGCAGCGCATCGTCGATGCGCACGGCGGTCGCGTGGATGCGGGCGAGGCGCCCGGCGGTGGAGCACGGTTCGTGCTGACGCTGCCGGTGCGATCGACGGTGGTGCGAACGGAGGGCGTGGCTTGA
- the flgN gene encoding flagellar export chaperone FlgN — translation MTHGESCGSESARALLRDRVMPALERQAALYDQLAAFGPRQDALISQGEGDQLLRLMGERQAVVDELVEVHQSLEGVRQDWDGFVAGLAEDERALLGERLDRVKALAARVHEQDSQTRRQLDGARDQIRSSMQGVGRGKGAVRAYGGTATRMPIHQDREA, via the coding sequence ATGACCCACGGCGAATCGTGCGGCTCGGAGTCTGCCCGGGCATTGCTGCGCGATCGGGTAATGCCGGCGCTGGAACGCCAGGCGGCCTTGTATGACCAACTTGCGGCCTTCGGGCCCAGGCAGGATGCACTGATCTCGCAGGGCGAGGGCGACCAGTTGCTGCGCCTGATGGGCGAGCGGCAGGCCGTGGTGGATGAACTGGTGGAGGTACACCAGAGCCTGGAGGGTGTCCGCCAGGACTGGGACGGCTTCGTGGCCGGCTTGGCCGAGGACGAGCGTGCTTTGCTGGGCGAGCGGCTCGATCGCGTGAAGGCGTTGGCCGCCCGGGTGCACGAGCAGGACTCCCAGACGCGCCGGCAGCTCGACGGTGCGCGAGATCAGATTCGAAGCAGCATGCAGGGCGTCGGACGGGGCAAGGGCGCGGTGCGTGCCTACGGCGGAACGGCCACGCGGATGCCGATCCATCAGGATCGGGAGGCCTGA
- a CDS encoding serine/threonine-protein kinase has translation MEPLPKGEVIEGHRILDELGRGAASIIYLAQDEKTKQIYALKHVKRETPKDQRFLEQAEYEYKVASKLDHPNIRKIRRMMKRKHLLKVKDLFLVMELVDGVAMDQKPPKTFDDALDVFHQVALALAHMHERGFVHADMKPNNVVVSPDGVVKIIDLGQSCPTGTVKPRIQGTPDFIAPEQVHRRAITPKTDIYNLGATMYAVLTDKRVPTALADENSLLGSLDDSMIEKPKPAIELNERIHPKLNELIMRCVEVDPAKRPESMTYVADRLNLVHGIIRAEAERGLTVRGSAAS, from the coding sequence GTGGAGCCGCTTCCCAAGGGTGAGGTCATTGAGGGCCATCGGATTCTCGACGAACTCGGTCGCGGGGCCGCGTCGATTATCTATTTGGCCCAGGACGAGAAGACCAAGCAGATCTACGCCCTCAAGCACGTCAAGCGCGAGACGCCCAAGGACCAGCGGTTCCTGGAGCAGGCGGAGTATGAGTACAAGGTGGCCAGCAAGCTGGACCACCCGAACATCCGCAAGATCCGACGGATGATGAAGCGCAAGCACCTGCTGAAGGTGAAGGACCTGTTCCTGGTGATGGAACTAGTTGACGGCGTGGCGATGGATCAGAAGCCCCCGAAGACCTTCGACGATGCGCTGGACGTATTCCATCAGGTGGCCCTGGCGCTGGCGCACATGCACGAGCGTGGATTCGTGCACGCGGACATGAAGCCCAACAACGTGGTGGTGTCGCCCGATGGGGTGGTGAAGATCATCGATCTGGGCCAGTCGTGCCCTACCGGGACTGTGAAGCCTCGCATCCAGGGCACGCCGGACTTCATTGCGCCCGAGCAGGTGCACCGCCGGGCGATTACGCCCAAGACGGATATCTACAACCTGGGCGCGACGATGTACGCCGTGCTGACCGACAAGCGGGTGCCTACGGCGCTGGCCGACGAGAATTCGCTGCTTGGGTCGCTGGACGACAGCATGATCGAGAAGCCCAAGCCGGCAATCGAATTGAACGAGCGGATCCACCCCAAGCTCAACGAGTTGATCATGCGGTGCGTGGAGGTCGACCCGGCCAAGCGGCCCGAGTCGATGACGTACGTGGCCGACCGGTTGAACCTGGTGCACGGGATCATCCGGGCCGAAGCCGAGCGTGGCCTGACCGTGCGAGGCTCGGCGGCGAGCTGA
- a CDS encoding peptidoglycan recognition family protein — translation MGQAVVSALLRSRRGMVLTSFAGSMVVLASLLVLVEGQRSPGVGGRSIAPLAASAASVPLEAITEPPVGLDESRWTRIVIHHSRSRHGDAAQLARAHQSMGLAGLGYHFVIGNGRGMADGELHVAERWLRQQPGAHVAGPDSLAYNRDSIGVCLIGDGRQEAFGRAQMDRLVAAVSTLARELDIPSNRILLHEDVAGVDDPGPYFPRESFYRRLAEAGVPVR, via the coding sequence ATGGGACAGGCCGTTGTTTCGGCTTTGCTGCGTTCGCGTCGGGGCATGGTCCTGACGAGTTTTGCGGGGTCGATGGTGGTGCTCGCGTCACTGCTGGTGCTGGTCGAGGGCCAGCGGTCGCCCGGGGTGGGCGGGCGGAGCATCGCACCGCTCGCGGCGTCGGCGGCGAGCGTGCCGCTCGAGGCGATCACCGAGCCTCCGGTGGGTCTGGATGAGAGCCGTTGGACCCGCATCGTGATCCACCACAGCCGGTCTCGTCACGGAGATGCGGCCCAGTTGGCTCGGGCGCACCAGTCGATGGGGTTGGCCGGGCTGGGCTATCACTTCGTAATCGGCAACGGCCGGGGCATGGCCGACGGCGAACTGCACGTGGCCGAGCGTTGGCTGCGTCAGCAGCCCGGGGCGCACGTGGCTGGTCCGGATAGCCTGGCGTACAACCGCGATTCGATCGGCGTGTGCCTGATCGGCGATGGTCGCCAGGAAGCCTTCGGCCGGGCGCAGATGGATCGTCTGGTGGCGGCCGTATCGACGCTGGCGAGGGAACTGGATATCCCTAGCAACCGCATCCTGCTTCACGAGGACGTGGCCGGTGTGGATGATCCGGGTCCGTATTTCCCTCGCGAGAGCTTCTACCGGCGTCTGGCCGAGGCCGGCGTGCCAGTCCGGTAG